In one Culex quinquefasciatus strain JHB chromosome 2, VPISU_Cqui_1.0_pri_paternal, whole genome shotgun sequence genomic region, the following are encoded:
- the LOC119766622 gene encoding toll-like receptor 6 has product MGKICFNFIILLLIIGSCHAETVKFKNGVLKIFDINIRNKADVQKLSKYSNYTSIQFERSQIGTMTAEMLQQLNGAVNISLISVDLNVFQILPQFRRISLLYNKNVTVEVDTTAENNLQELEIRYASYKKLPEKLRCLENLEVLDLRHNQILYVNLDELSGMRKLRLLNLNHNKIIEFDSFLHKTINLEGLETLFIHSNQLVEVNFKHWNATSLRHIDLQDNKLSVVLSLLTSVPALEIVNLNDNPLDCDWKAFMLKEASVRKVATPSLRATNCTSNNDKMKPSVPHEVLEYETFKINGILKKEIFPAIGKLNISVNQNIRDKMIKVQNESNKISSKILQIENEAALKNTQLQLMIENLSDLFYRFVLKQNDLQKAKGIESEEGNTIEQGLSIEQKLAQIRKILESN; this is encoded by the exons ATGGGAAAGATTTGTTTTAACTTCAT aataCTTCTTCTGATTATTGGAAGCTGCCACGCTGAAACagtaaagttcaaaaatggtgttttgaaaatattcgacaTAAATATTCGAAACAAAGCCGATGTCCAGAAGCTGTCGAAATATTCCAATTACACGAGCATTCAATTCGAGAGATCTCAAATTGGAACAATGACGGCTGAGATGCTGCAGCAGTTGAACGGAGCAGTGAATATCAGCTTGATCAGTGTTGATCTGAATGTGTTTCAGATTTTGCCACAGTTTAGAAGGATATCTCTGCTGTACAACAAAAATGTTACCGTTGAAGTTGATACGACAGCTGAAAATAATCTGCAGGAGTTGGAGATTCGATACGCAAGCTACAAAAAGCTTCCGGAAAAGCTCAGATGTTTGGAAAATCTTGAAGTACTGGATCTTCGTCACAACCAAATACTTTACGTGAATTTAGACGAACTAAGTGGCATGAGGAAACTTCGATTGCTAAATCTTAATCATAACAAAATTATTGAGTTTGATAGTTTTCTTCATAAAACAATAAATCTGGAAGGTTTGGAAACATTGTTCATTCACAGCAATCAATTAGTGGAAGTTAATTTCAAACATTGGAACGCAACTTCACTCAGGCACATCGATTTACAAGACAACAAACTTTCTGTCGTTTTATCACTGCTGACATCCGTTCCGGCGCTTGAAATAGTTAATTTAAACGATAATCCACTCGATTGCGATTGGAAGGCCTTTATGTTGAAGGAAGCATCTGTCAGAAAAGTGGCAACTCCTAgcttaagagctacaaattgcACTTCCAATAACGATAAAATGAAGCCCAGTGTACCGCACGAAGTGCtagaatatgaaacattcaaaaTCAATGGCATTTTGAAGAAAGAGATTTTTCCTGCAATTGGCAAGCTTAACATTTCAGTGAATCAAAACATCAGGGACAAAATGATCAAAGTGCAGAACGAAAGtaataaaatttcatccaaaattCTGCAAATTGAAAACGAAGCTGCACTGAAAAATACACAGTTACAACTTATGATAGAGAACTTGTCTGATTTATTTTATCGTTtcgttttaaaacaaaatgatcTTCAGAAAGCAAAAGGTATCGAATCTGAAGAAGGTAACACAATTGAGCAAGGGCTAAGTATTGAACAAAAATTGGCCCAAATccgtaaaattttggaatctaaTTAA
- the LOC6034530 gene encoding uncharacterized protein LOC6034530 yields MKTFLCVVLGLVFAVEGRDLLLQETRSVRFAPTCSLNINNQLPIPQPLILHTGTDQFRYPTSNNRLLQLNAGETVELACDNGFNLAPAKNTIIVSCVFDQTFNYDSTMYQFQEFSCTRNWYSSARDTNEACNQGATIIEIGFELGTRFPKIMDICHNSESFENHWVKHEFRRAHAGYQQGVARPSWYQGEFYPGVNVNTLYTIVRQRQTIAEILNSQTLADDIVGDTSNGVYMARGHIAARADFIYATHQNATFWFLNAAPQWQNFNDGNWLKIEDSTRNFVAARNIRVTVYGGTYGAHTQTDVNGDQQPIFLDFDRNGVQRLPAPKIYYKILHDEQNKAGIVLIGVNDVHITSMDQIRNEYMFCEDIGDKVSWINWDRFNLRRGFSYACEVNEFLRKIGHLPELDVPNLLI; encoded by the exons atgAAGACTTTCCTGTGCGTTGTTCTTGGGTTGGTGTTCGCCGTTGAAGGGAGAGATCTGCTCCTGCAAGAGACGAGATCGGTTAGGTTTG CTCCAACATGCTCgctcaacatcaacaatcagcTGCCGATCCCGCAACCACTGATCCTTCATACAGGCACGGATCAGTTTCGCTATCCGACCTCGAACAATCGTCTTCTCCAGCTGAATGCTGGAGAAACGGTTGAGCTCGCCTGTGACAACGGATTCAACCTGGCACCCGCCAAAAACACAATCATCGTATCGTGTGTGTTTGATCAAACGTTCAACTACGACAGCACCATGTATCAGTTCCAGGAATTCTCGTGCACACGAAACTGGTACAGTTCAGCACGCGATACTAACGAGGCATGTAATCAAGGTGCCACGATCATCGAGATCGGGTTTGAATTGGGAACGCGCTTCCCCAAGATCATGGACATCTGTCACAATAGCGAATCCTTTGAAAATCACTGGGTCAAGCACGAGTTCCGTCGGGCTCACGCTGGATACCAGCAGGGAGTTGCACGACCTTCCTGGTACCAGGGAGAATTCTACCCAGGGGTCAACGTCAACACACTGTACACGATCGTTCGTCAACGGCAAACGATCGCTGAGATTCTGAACTCACAGACACTCGCCGATGATATCGTGGGGGACACCAGCAATGGAGTTTACATGGCCAGAGGTCACATCGCTGCACGGGCAGATTTTATCTACGCCACCCATCAGAACGCCACTTTCTGGTTCTTGAACGCCGCTCCGCAGTGGCAGAACTTCAACGATGGGAACTGGCTAAAGATCGAGGACAGCACACGGAACTTTGTCGCGGCACGTAACATTCGGGTGACTGTTTATGGAGGAACTTACGGTGCCCATACGCAGACCGATGTCAACGGAGACCAGCAGCCAATCTTCCTGGACTTCGATCGCAACGGCGTTCAACGGCTACCGGCGCCAAAAATCTACTACAAGATTCTTCACGACGAGCAAAACAAAGCTGGAATTGTGCTAATCGGAGTCAACGATGTCCACATAACTTCAATGGACCAAATCCGCAACGAATACATGTTCTGCGAAGACATTGGCGACAAGGTCAGCTGGATCAACTGGGACAGGTTCAACCTGCGACGTGGATTCTCCTACGCTTGCGAAGTCAACGAATTTCTCAGGAAAATTGGCCACCTGCCAGAGCTGGACGTTCCCAATTTACTCATctaa
- the LOC6034529 gene encoding uncharacterized protein LOC6034529: MKVVLAVALALVVAIEAREIPKQDIIPFAPACTININTQLPRPQPLILIPGTDQFRYPQSNDRMLNLNAGESLELACETGFNVSPAKNSIVVSCVSDRTFSYDGANFQLNEFSCNENWFSTARRTNVPCEQGATIVEVGFDMGNRFPKIMDICHNYRTFENHWIKHEFHVAHDGFQQGVPRPDWHQGDFQQGINVNLLYTVNRQRTTLAQILGSQAIANELVIDATSGIFMARGHIAARADFIYGTQQNATFWFLNAAPQWQNFNDGNWLRIEDSARSFVASRNLHVTVYGGTYGVHTQTDANGDQQPIYLDFDPNGIQRLPSPKIYYKILHDEQNKAGIVLIGVNDIHITSMERIRNEYMFCEDIGDKVSWVNWDRFNLGLGFSYACEVNEFLRKIGHLPHLDIPNLLI; the protein is encoded by the exons ATGAAGGTAGTACTAGCGGTGGCACTTGCTCTCGTGGTGGCCATTGAGGCCAGGGAGATTCCCAAACAGGATATAATTCCGTTCG CACCGGCGTGCACGATCAACATTAACACTCAACTGCCGCGACCCCAGCCACTGATATTGATCCCAGGCACGGATCAGTTCCGGTACCCACAGTCAAACGATCGCATGCTCAACCTGAATGCCGGAGAATCGCTGGAGTTGGCCTGTGAAACCGGATTCAACGTGTCACCGGCGAAAAACTCGATCGTCGTGTCGTGCGTCTCCGATCGAACCTTCAGCTATGACGGTGCTAACTTCCAGCTGAACGAATTCTCTTGCAATGAAAACTGGTTCAGCACTGCTCGGCGAACCAACGTTCCCTGTGAACAGGGAGCAACGATCGTCGAGGTTGGATTCGACATGGGAAATCGTTTCCCCAAGATCATGGACATCTGCCACAACTATCGAACGTTCGAGAACCACTGGATCAAGCACGAGTTCCATGTAGCGCACGACGGTTTCCAGCAGGGAGTTCCACGTCCGGACTGGCATCAGGGAGATTTCCAGCAGGGAATCAACGTCAACCTGCTGTACACGGTCAACCGTCAACGAACGACGCTGGCTCAGATCCTGGGCTCTCAAGCTATTGCAAACGAGTTGGTGATCGACGCTACCAGTGGGATCTTCATGGCTCGTGGTCACATTGCTGCACGTGCTGACTTCATCTACGGAACGCAACAGAACGCTACCTTCTGGTTCTTGAACGCCGCTCCGCAGTGGCAAAACTTCAACGATGGTAACTGGCTGCGGATCGAGGATAGTGCTCGCAGCTTCGTCGCATCTCGCAACCTCCACGTAACGGTGTACGGTGGAACTTACGGAGTGCACACGCAGACCGATGCCAACGGTGACCAGCAGCCGATCTACCTGGACTTTGACCCGAACGGTATTCAGCGTCTTCCTTCGCCTAAAATCTACTACAAAATCCTTCACGATGAGCAAAATAAGGCTGGAATTGTGCTGATTGGTGTCAACGATATTCACATTACGTCGATGGAGCGAATCCGCAACGAATACATGTTCTGCGAAGACATTGGTGACAAGGTTAGCTGGGTCAACTGGGATCGGTTCAACTTGGGGCTGGGATTCTCCTATGCCTGTGAAGTGAACGAGTTCCTGAGGAAGATTGGACACCTGCCCCATCTGGACATTCCAAACCTGTTGATCTAG